GGCCGCGCGCACCGCAGTGGCGATGCTGCGCAACAACTCCGGCTCGTCGAGCAACGCCGCGCCGCCGCGATTGCGATTCACCAGCGGCGTCGGGCAGCCGAAGTTCAGGTCGATGCCGGCCGGATCGAGCAGCGCGAGGTGCGCGGCGTTCTGCGCCAGCATCGCCGGGTCCGAGCCGAGCAGCTGGATGCGCACCGGCGTGCCGCTTGCCGTGCGCGAGCCGTGCTTCAGCTCGGGGGAGAAGCGCGTGTAGCAGGAGTGCGGCAGCACGGTGGTGGTGACGCGCACGAACTCGGTGACGCACCAGTCGTAGCCGCCGGCCGAAGTCAGCACCGCGCGCAGCACATCGTCGGCGAGACCTTCCATCGGGGCGAGGACGAGTTTGCCCAATGCGCGGCTCATCGCCGTTGCCTGCCCGCGAAGCGGAATCCCAGGCACGCAGAGCGAGCCGGCGCCGACATTCTCAATGTCAATGCGCGACCGGAAGGATGCTGATCTGCCGGCCCTTCTTCAGCTTGCCGATGACGTGCATTTCGCACTTCTTGCAGTCGAAGCGCAGGGTGAGCTTTTCCTTGCCATTGACCAGCGTCATCGGGTCGGGGCGGATGCCCTTCACTTCCTTCGGGCAGAGGTTGTAGCTGTGGCGCAGGCAGTGGCGCGTGATCATCAGCGAGACCTCGCCCTTTTCGGCGTTGGTCTCGTAGGCCTCGGCGATCACGGTCACGCCGTGCTTTTCATAGAAGGTGCGGGCCGCGCTGTTGAGCACGTTGGCCAGATAGCTCAGTTCGTTTTCCGGAAAACTCGGCGCTGGTAAGACGGCGATTCGGCGCGACGGACGCTCGCAGGCGGCGACGCGCGCGGCTTCGAGGGCGGCGACGGCATCGCGGCGCAGGCCGTTTATCGCCGAGGCTGGCAGGAACCAGGGCTGGGAGAGGTCGAGCGAAATCTCTCGCGCCTCGAAGATCGTGTTGCCCAGCTTGCCGAGGTTCTCGCGCAGGCCGGCGAAGGCGCGCTCGGCGTTCTTCGCGAGCTCATGGGCGTGGGGCAGGGCGGCGCTCGCCGCGATGCCGTCTTCATCGGTCAGCGTCAGCGCGAAGCCGTCCGCTGTTTCGCCCAACTGCAAGTGCACATCGATGCGCCGTTCGGCGGATTTCTTCTCCAGCGCGCGCTCGAATTCCTGGTCGCGGTTGCGGTAGAGCGCGGTGCCGACGGCGATATCGTCCGGCATTTCGTTGGGGAACAGGCGCGCGCCGTCGGCGCGGTTGATGCGCAGGCCGACCAGCTCGCGGTGGCTGTCGTAATAGCTGAGGCCGTCGCCGTTGTGCAGCGGCGCGCTGGTTTCCGCCTCGAACCAGTCCGGCCCGATGCGCGTGACCTCGCCGACCAGTTCGCCGGAGAACTTCGGCGTATCGAAGGCGCCGATGTCGGGCTTGCGCTCATTGACGAAGTAATCCGTGGCGCCGCGGTTGAAGGTCTTTTCCGGGCGCGGCGTGAATGCGTAAGTACAGCGCCCCGACGAAGCGCGCCGGTAGCCGGGCGAGCGCTCGAGGAATTCGTCGAGCAGCGTGCGGTAGTGCGCCGTGATGTTCTTGACGTAGGAAAGGTCCTTCAGCCGCCCCTCGATCTTGAAGGAACGGATGCCGGCCTCGATCAGCGCGCGCAGGTTGGCGCTCTGGTCGTTGTCCTTCATCGACAGCAGGTGCTTGTCGTGGGCGACGATGCGGCCGGCCTCGTCTTCCAGCGTGTAGGGCAGGCGGCAGGCCTGCGAGCATTCGCCGCGATTGGCGCTGCGCCCGGTGTGGGCGTGGCTGATGTAGCACTGGCCGCTGTAGGCCACGCACAGCGCGCCGTGGATGAAGAATTCGAGCGTTGCCGGCGTTGCCTGCCCGCGAAGCGGATTCCCAGGCACGCAGAGCGGAGCAGCGCCGACTCTCAGCCCCTCGTCGATCTTCGCGATCTCCTTCAGCGTCAGTTCCCGCGCCAGCACGATCTGCGAGAAGCCGACGTCCTGCAGGAAGCGCGCCTTGGCCGGCGTGCGGATGTCGGTCTGCGTGCTCGCGTGCAACTGGATCGGCGGCAGGTCGAGTTCGAGCAGGCCCATGTCCTGCACGATCAGCGCATCGGCGCCCGCCTCGTAGAACTGCCAGACCAGGCG
This sequence is a window from Lentimicrobiaceae bacterium. Protein-coding genes within it:
- a CDS encoding U32 family peptidase produces the protein MTSPVLELLAPAKNADFGIEAITHGADAVYIGGPAFGARANAGNSIADIERLAAHARRYHAKVFVTLNTILRDDELDEARRLVWQFYEAGADALIVQDMGLLELDLPPIQLHASTQTDIRTPAKARFLQDVGFSQIVLARELTLKEIAKIDEGLRVGAAPLCVPGNPLRGQATPATLEFFIHGALCVAYSGQCYISHAHTGRSANRGECSQACRLPYTLEDEAGRIVAHDKHLLSMKDNDQSANLRALIEAGIRSFKIEGRLKDLSYVKNITAHYRTLLDEFLERSPGYRRASSGRCTYAFTPRPEKTFNRGATDYFVNERKPDIGAFDTPKFSGELVGEVTRIGPDWFEAETSAPLHNGDGLSYYDSHRELVGLRINRADGARLFPNEMPDDIAVGTALYRNRDQEFERALEKKSAERRIDVHLQLGETADGFALTLTDEDGIAASAALPHAHELAKNAERAFAGLRENLGKLGNTIFEAREISLDLSQPWFLPASAINGLRRDAVAALEAARVAACERPSRRIAVLPAPSFPENELSYLANVLNSAARTFYEKHGVTVIAEAYETNAEKGEVSLMITRHCLRHSYNLCPKEVKGIRPDPMTLVNGKEKLTLRFDCKKCEMHVIGKLKKGRQISILPVAH